A single region of the Chryseobacterium sp. 6424 genome encodes:
- a CDS encoding response regulator transcription factor, translated as MNTIKIAIVDDHKLVSKALENMISYNPAFNVIINSPNGQDFLDTLSTTQDFPDVVLMDINMPIKNGIETTAELTQDYPNLKVIALTMEDHEGTIIKMLKAGAKGYLLKDMSPDILFDAIDIVHKKGIFYTDLVTQSLLKIKTEEKFMETLNDALKERELEFIRLACSELTYREIADQMFVSPRTVDGYRDSVFVKLNVKSRVGIVMFAIKHNIII; from the coding sequence ATGAACACAATAAAGATTGCCATTGTAGATGATCACAAACTGGTATCAAAAGCATTGGAAAATATGATTTCTTATAACCCGGCCTTTAATGTAATTATAAACAGCCCTAATGGTCAGGATTTTCTCGATACCTTAAGTACCACACAGGATTTCCCCGATGTAGTATTGATGGATATCAATATGCCAATTAAGAACGGAATCGAGACCACCGCAGAACTTACCCAAGATTATCCGAACTTAAAAGTCATCGCGCTAACCATGGAGGATCATGAAGGGACCATCATTAAAATGCTGAAAGCCGGTGCTAAAGGTTATCTGCTTAAAGATATGTCACCCGACATCCTTTTTGATGCTATAGATATCGTACATAAAAAAGGGATATTCTACACCGATCTTGTCACCCAAAGTCTGTTGAAGATCAAGACAGAGGAAAAATTCATGGAAACCCTGAATGATGCCTTAAAAGAGCGTGAACTAGAGTTTATTCGCCTCGCATGTTCAGAACTTACCTACCGCGAAATTGCCGACCAAATGTTCGTAAGTCCGCGCACCGTAGATGGTTACCGCGATTCGGTATTCGTGAAACTGAATGTGAAATCCAGGGTGGGAATTGTCATGTTTGCGATTAAACATAATATTATTATTTGA
- a CDS encoding acyl-ACP desaturase, whose amino-acid sequence MYNKLVRLEVMRNLGKEVGDFITSYLTPVEKIWQPTDFLPDPSSDTFKYDVEELQTYAQEMGYDLFVTLIGDCITEEALPSYESWIMGIDGVDQEERTGWSQWVRSWTAEENRHGDLLNKYLYLCGRVNMREVEVTTQYLIQDGFDLGTSMDPYRNFVYTSFQETATNISHRRVGTLAKQSGNGKLAKMCGVIAADEARHAKAYKHFVTRIFELDPSEMMLAFEDMMRKKIVMPAHLMRESGQKAGELWGHFSDAAQRAMVYTGQDYINILSDLLTDWKIEYITGLNEKAEKAQEYLMKLPSRLQKITDRIATPDLQYQFKWVKS is encoded by the coding sequence ATGTACAATAAATTAGTTAGACTGGAGGTAATGAGGAATCTGGGAAAAGAGGTTGGAGACTTCATCACTTCTTATCTCACACCCGTTGAAAAAATTTGGCAGCCAACAGATTTTTTGCCAGATCCTTCATCAGACACATTCAAATATGACGTAGAAGAATTACAAACATACGCCCAGGAAATGGGTTACGACCTTTTCGTAACACTTATCGGCGATTGTATTACCGAAGAAGCTCTGCCAAGTTACGAATCTTGGATAATGGGGATTGATGGCGTAGATCAGGAAGAGCGTACCGGCTGGTCACAATGGGTGCGTAGCTGGACTGCGGAGGAAAACCGCCACGGCGATCTACTGAATAAATATCTTTACCTGTGTGGACGCGTAAATATGCGTGAGGTAGAGGTTACTACACAGTATTTGATACAGGATGGTTTCGATTTGGGAACATCCATGGACCCTTATCGAAATTTTGTTTATACAAGTTTTCAGGAAACCGCGACCAACATTTCACACCGGCGTGTAGGTACGCTGGCCAAACAGAGCGGTAACGGAAAACTGGCTAAGATGTGTGGTGTAATCGCTGCTGATGAAGCACGACATGCCAAAGCTTACAAACATTTCGTAACGCGTATCTTCGAGCTTGATCCTTCTGAAATGATGCTTGCCTTCGAAGATATGATGAGAAAGAAAATTGTGATGCCCGCACATTTGATGCGCGAATCTGGCCAAAAAGCCGGTGAACTTTGGGGGCACTTTTCTGATGCTGCACAGCGTGCGATGGTGTACACAGGGCAAGATTATATTAACATCCTCAGCGATTTGCTGACAGACTGGAAGATCGAATACATTACCGGACTGAACGAAAAAGCAGAAAAAGCACAGGAGTATCTAATGAAACTGCCATCCAGATTACAGAAGATCACCGACAGAATCGCAACCCCTGATTTGCAATATCAGTTCAAATGGGTGAAATCTTAA
- a CDS encoding GNAT family N-acetyltransferase, which translates to MQTHQYIYRKANMADRDQIWEILRQGIERRKKEGSRQWQDGYPNIDSVTDDINKGFGYVIEVSSRIAVYAAVIHETEPAYENIEGKWLSDDDYMVVHRVAVADEFAGQGLASLIFDEIEKQVQQQQIPSIKVDTNYDNAAMLRIFEKRDYQYCGEVYFRGSARKAFQKIFL; encoded by the coding sequence ATGCAGACTCATCAATATATCTATCGAAAAGCTAACATGGCCGACCGCGATCAGATCTGGGAAATATTACGGCAAGGCATCGAAAGAAGAAAGAAAGAGGGCAGCCGGCAGTGGCAGGACGGCTATCCAAATATAGATTCGGTGACGGATGACATCAACAAAGGTTTCGGCTACGTCATAGAAGTTTCATCAAGAATAGCGGTTTATGCGGCTGTGATACATGAAACCGAACCCGCCTATGAAAATATAGAAGGCAAATGGCTCTCTGATGATGACTATATGGTGGTACACCGCGTCGCCGTCGCCGATGAATTTGCCGGCCAGGGTCTGGCATCATTAATCTTTGATGAGATAGAAAAACAGGTACAGCAACAGCAAATCCCCAGTATTAAAGTTGACACGAACTATGACAATGCCGCGATGCTGAGGATTTTTGAAAAAAGGGATTACCAATATTGTGGCGAAGTTTACTTTCGTGGAAGTGCCCGTAAGGCTTTTCAGAAAATATTTTTATGA
- a CDS encoding YggS family pyridoxal phosphate-dependent enzyme — MSTAETEPVSNYRKISQDLPQHVQLVAVSKTHPPEVIQQVYDAGQRVFGENKVQELTEKVPKLPSDIQWHLIGHLQTNKVKYIAQFIDTIQSVDSEKILLEISRQAAKYNRTIKVYLQIKIAAEETKYGLTKQEAQQLFRQYMEGNYPNIEITGLMGMASFTDDTDQIKTEFNSLKEIFDEFSLMKQLQTLSMGMSGDYQMAIACGSNSVRVGSAIFGSRQYDL, encoded by the coding sequence ATGAGTACTGCAGAAACTGAACCCGTTAGCAATTACAGGAAAATTTCACAGGATCTTCCACAGCATGTACAGTTGGTGGCAGTATCTAAAACGCATCCGCCTGAGGTTATTCAACAAGTGTACGACGCCGGACAAAGAGTTTTCGGCGAAAATAAAGTGCAGGAACTTACCGAAAAAGTGCCAAAACTACCATCAGACATCCAATGGCACCTCATCGGTCACCTACAGACGAATAAAGTAAAATACATTGCCCAATTTATCGATACCATACAAAGTGTAGATTCAGAAAAAATACTTCTCGAAATAAGCCGGCAGGCCGCTAAATACAACCGTACCATCAAAGTATATCTACAGATCAAAATCGCGGCTGAAGAAACAAAGTACGGTCTTACCAAACAGGAAGCGCAACAGCTTTTCCGGCAATACATGGAAGGCAATTACCCGAATATTGAAATCACCGGCCTTATGGGTATGGCAAGTTTCACTGACGATACAGATCAAATTAAAACCGAATTTAACTCACTAAAAGAAATATTCGACGAGTTTTCATTGATGAAGCAACTTCAAACATTATCAATGGGCATGAGCGGCGACTACCAAATGGCCATAGCTTGCGGATCAAATTCTGTACGGGTGGGCTCGGCGATTTTCGGCAGCAGACAATATGACCTTTAA
- the gpmI gene encoding 2,3-bisphosphoglycerate-independent phosphoglycerate mutase, whose product MSKKAILAILDGWGLGTDPSVSAIAQAHTPFMDSCYQHFPHTTLEASGTAVGLPFGQMGNSEVGHMNLGAGRVVYQNLVKLNMAVENATLGKENVITQAFEYAAINKKNIHFIGLLSDGGVHSHINHLKGLLTAAHEYGFTDNVFVHAFTDGRDCDPLSGKGFVEDLLGHMANTTGKLATVIGRYYAMDRDRRWERVKLAYDLMVRGIGEHTRDIIGTFDRCYNDGITDEFLRPIVCMKDGNLPVARINEEDVVFCFNFRTDRGREITEVLSQKDFPEFGMSHLKLYYVTMTNYDKDFDDIKVVFDESVLQGTLGEILEKHGKTQIRVAETEKYPHVTFFFSGGREAEFLGERRLLCPSPKDVPTYDFKPEMSAYDITERILPEIESESADFICLNFANTDMVGHTGVFSAAVKAAEVVDACIEKVAKTAYEHGYTVFILADHGNSDVMKNADGSPNTQHSTNLVPLIVMDKDRTWQLKPGKLGDVAPSILKAMDIEIPEIMTGDIIIN is encoded by the coding sequence ATGTCGAAAAAAGCCATATTAGCCATACTTGACGGCTGGGGACTCGGTACAGATCCATCAGTTTCTGCCATTGCTCAGGCACATACCCCTTTCATGGATTCCTGCTATCAGCATTTCCCACATACCACCTTAGAAGCCAGCGGAACTGCAGTTGGTCTCCCATTCGGCCAGATGGGCAATTCGGAGGTGGGCCACATGAATCTTGGTGCAGGCCGTGTAGTGTATCAAAACCTCGTGAAACTGAATATGGCCGTAGAAAATGCCACCTTAGGCAAAGAAAACGTCATTACCCAAGCGTTCGAGTATGCGGCGATCAATAAAAAGAACATTCATTTCATCGGGCTGTTGTCTGATGGGGGCGTGCATTCGCATATCAATCATTTGAAAGGGTTGCTTACGGCCGCACATGAATATGGTTTTACCGATAATGTCTTTGTGCACGCTTTTACAGATGGGCGCGACTGTGATCCGCTTTCAGGAAAAGGTTTTGTTGAAGATCTTTTAGGGCATATGGCCAATACCACCGGCAAACTTGCCACCGTCATTGGGCGATATTACGCCATGGACCGCGACCGCCGCTGGGAACGGGTGAAGCTGGCTTATGATCTCATGGTTAGGGGGATTGGTGAACATACACGCGATATCATAGGGACTTTTGACCGTTGCTATAACGATGGCATTACTGATGAGTTTCTGCGTCCGATTGTCTGCATGAAAGATGGCAACCTACCCGTGGCACGTATCAATGAAGAAGATGTAGTCTTTTGCTTCAATTTCCGGACAGACCGTGGCCGGGAAATTACCGAAGTACTCTCACAGAAGGACTTTCCGGAGTTTGGGATGAGCCATCTTAAACTTTACTACGTTACGATGACGAACTATGATAAAGATTTTGACGATATAAAAGTAGTCTTCGATGAAAGTGTACTGCAGGGCACTCTTGGCGAAATCCTCGAAAAGCATGGTAAAACGCAGATCCGCGTAGCGGAAACCGAAAAATACCCCCACGTAACATTCTTCTTTTCAGGCGGTCGCGAAGCTGAATTTTTAGGCGAACGGAGGCTGTTATGCCCAAGTCCGAAAGATGTGCCGACCTACGATTTTAAGCCTGAGATGTCCGCGTACGACATTACAGAAAGAATTTTACCTGAAATCGAAAGCGAATCTGCCGATTTTATTTGTCTGAACTTTGCCAATACCGACATGGTTGGTCATACCGGCGTATTTTCAGCCGCTGTTAAAGCCGCGGAAGTGGTAGATGCCTGTATAGAAAAGGTGGCAAAAACCGCCTACGAACATGGTTATACCGTATTTATATTGGCAGATCACGGCAATTCAGATGTCATGAAGAATGCCGACGGAAGCCCGAACACCCAGCACTCCACTAATTTAGTTCCACTGATCGTGATGGATAAAGACCGCACCTGGCAGCTGAAGCCCGGTAAGCTTGGAGACGTTGCGCCATCCATATTAAAAGCAATGGATATTGAAATCCCTGAGATCATGACAGGTGATATAATCATCAATTAA
- a CDS encoding efflux RND transporter permease subunit yields the protein MKLAEISIKRPSVVIVMLALLIIGGLFSYTQLNYELIPKFEVKVVTVSTIYPGASPSEVESTVSRKIEDAISSLEGIKKIQSKSYESLSVVIIQFNNDADVDFALNEAQRKINAIRSELPEDIEEPSLSQFSLSDMPIVSMGVTANLTQSELYDLIDQKIQPEFSRIQGVAQVNIVGGQEREIRVNLDQNKLEGYGLTIPQVQQIISTSNLDFPTGSLKTRQNSTLIRLSGKIQTVEELRNLTISSVNGQNIRLSDVAEVQDTQKETDKIARVDQQTTILLQVQKQTDANAVEVSELVQAKIVQMQAQYKAQNLNINVANDTSTFTLEAANSVIKDLFIAVGLVAFVMLFFLHSFRNALIVMVAIPTSLVATFIGLSLLDYSLNLMSLLGLSLVVGIVVDDAIVVIENIHRHMEMGKNKVRAAYDGASEIGFTVTAITLVIVVVFLPIAISSGLVSDIIRQFCVTVIIATMLSLLVSFTVVPWLYSRYGKLDLISKDSLFGKVIYKFEQGLSRFTDFITNILKWSLHHKIKTFLITFALFISAILMVAFGYIGSDFFPGTDKGEFLVQIEMPKDVSIEQTNFTTQQAEAFLSKRPEIERMITTVGQASTGMGGAQATSYQSEISIKLIPKSEREESSKVYAAKIKRDLEKVLVGAKITTVPIGFMGAEEAPLQMTVVGPTLEDVMAYAKQAEAQLKTIDGASEVELSVETGNPEIAVTVDRDKMASLGLSVAQVGQTLRTAFSGDDNNKFRTGNNEYDINIILDEGYRKSIDDVRNITFVNNMGMKVQLSQFAEISNSSGPALLERYDRSPSVTVQSQVVGKTTGAIAAEWEAKMENIQKPAGVNWIWGGNMENQSEGFGTLGVALLAAIMLVYMIMVVLYNDFVKPFIVLFSIPLSFIGALWALALTNQSLNIFTILGVIMLIGLVAKNAILLVDFTNHRMDKGETIENALIQANHARLRPILMTTIAMVFGMLPIALASGAAAEMNNGLAIVIIGGLLSSLFLTLIIVPVVYYIVVKLENRYSKHDKVNYEEEMKADYEHIHPEQELDF from the coding sequence ATGAAATTAGCAGAAATATCGATAAAAAGGCCTAGTGTGGTGATCGTGATGCTTGCATTGCTCATCATCGGCGGACTTTTCAGTTATACCCAGCTCAACTATGAGCTGATTCCGAAATTCGAGGTAAAAGTGGTCACCGTTTCCACCATCTATCCTGGTGCGTCGCCTTCCGAGGTAGAAAGTACGGTTTCCCGAAAAATTGAGGATGCCATTTCCTCGCTTGAAGGAATTAAGAAAATCCAGTCGAAATCTTATGAAAGTTTATCCGTCGTTATCATTCAGTTTAATAATGATGCCGATGTAGATTTTGCCTTGAATGAAGCCCAGCGAAAGATCAACGCCATCCGCTCCGAACTTCCGGAGGATATTGAAGAGCCTTCGCTTTCGCAGTTCTCACTTTCAGATATGCCGATCGTGAGCATGGGTGTTACCGCAAATCTTACCCAAAGTGAACTCTATGACCTGATTGACCAAAAGATTCAGCCAGAATTTTCAAGGATTCAGGGTGTAGCACAGGTGAATATCGTAGGTGGACAAGAGCGTGAGATCCGTGTGAACCTCGATCAGAACAAGCTTGAAGGTTACGGCCTTACCATTCCTCAGGTTCAGCAGATCATCTCGACCTCAAACCTCGATTTCCCTACAGGTTCCCTTAAAACCCGCCAAAACAGCACCCTTATCCGTCTCTCCGGGAAAATACAAACTGTTGAGGAACTCAGGAATCTGACGATTTCCTCTGTTAACGGCCAGAATATCCGTCTATCAGATGTAGCGGAAGTGCAGGACACGCAGAAAGAAACTGATAAAATTGCCCGGGTAGATCAGCAGACCACCATCTTGCTTCAGGTACAGAAACAAACAGATGCCAACGCGGTTGAAGTAAGTGAACTGGTACAGGCGAAAATTGTACAGATGCAAGCGCAGTACAAAGCCCAAAACCTGAACATCAACGTAGCGAATGATACTTCTACCTTTACTTTAGAAGCAGCAAACTCTGTAATTAAAGACTTGTTTATCGCGGTAGGCCTCGTAGCATTCGTGATGTTGTTCTTCCTGCACAGTTTCCGTAATGCACTGATTGTGATGGTAGCCATCCCAACATCACTTGTTGCTACATTCATCGGTTTGAGTTTGCTTGATTATTCATTGAACTTAATGAGTTTACTTGGACTTTCTCTCGTTGTAGGTATCGTGGTGGATGACGCGATTGTGGTTATCGAGAACATCCACCGCCATATGGAGATGGGGAAAAACAAAGTACGTGCAGCCTATGACGGTGCCTCTGAAATCGGGTTTACTGTTACCGCTATTACTTTGGTAATTGTGGTGGTATTCCTTCCGATTGCGATCAGCAGCGGTTTGGTGTCCGATATTATCCGTCAGTTCTGTGTTACCGTGATTATCGCGACCATGCTTTCGCTTTTGGTATCGTTTACCGTGGTTCCATGGTTGTATTCACGTTATGGTAAGCTCGATCTCATCAGTAAAGATTCACTTTTTGGTAAAGTGATCTATAAATTTGAACAGGGACTTTCACGCTTTACAGACTTTATTACAAATATCCTTAAATGGAGCCTGCACCATAAGATCAAGACCTTCCTTATCACATTTGCACTTTTTATTTCAGCGATTTTGATGGTTGCGTTTGGGTATATCGGATCAGATTTCTTCCCGGGAACTGACAAAGGTGAATTTTTAGTTCAGATAGAAATGCCAAAAGATGTCTCTATCGAGCAAACCAACTTTACCACCCAACAAGCTGAAGCTTTTCTGAGCAAAAGACCTGAAATTGAAAGGATGATTACCACCGTAGGCCAAGCCAGTACCGGGATGGGTGGCGCGCAAGCAACCAGCTACCAGTCGGAGATCAGTATTAAACTCATCCCCAAATCTGAGCGCGAAGAAAGCTCTAAAGTTTACGCCGCAAAGATTAAGCGTGATCTTGAGAAAGTGCTGGTTGGTGCCAAGATCACCACAGTGCCGATTGGTTTCATGGGCGCGGAGGAGGCACCGCTTCAGATGACTGTAGTTGGACCTACACTGGAGGATGTGATGGCGTATGCAAAGCAGGCCGAGGCTCAATTGAAAACAATTGATGGTGCTTCTGAGGTGGAACTTTCGGTAGAAACCGGAAATCCTGAAATCGCCGTTACGGTAGACCGTGATAAGATGGCTTCACTCGGATTGAGCGTTGCACAGGTGGGACAAACACTTCGTACGGCATTTAGCGGTGACGATAACAATAAGTTCAGAACCGGTAACAATGAGTATGATATCAATATCATTCTTGATGAAGGTTACCGAAAAAGTATTGATGACGTGAGGAACATCACTTTCGTGAACAACATGGGCATGAAGGTACAACTTTCCCAGTTCGCCGAGATCTCTAATTCCTCCGGCCCGGCACTCTTGGAAAGATACGACCGTTCACCTTCCGTAACCGTACAGTCTCAGGTGGTGGGTAAGACTACCGGTGCCATCGCTGCCGAATGGGAAGCCAAGATGGAAAACATACAGAAACCCGCCGGCGTCAACTGGATCTGGGGTGGAAACATGGAGAACCAAAGCGAAGGTTTCGGTACCCTTGGGGTAGCTTTACTGGCTGCGATCATGTTAGTATATATGATTATGGTGGTGCTTTATAACGACTTCGTGAAGCCCTTCATCGTACTCTTCTCCATCCCGCTTTCGTTTATCGGGGCGCTTTGGGCACTGGCGCTAACGAATCAGAGTTTAAATATCTTTACCATCCTCGGGGTGATTATGTTGATTGGTTTGGTAGCCAAGAACGCGATTCTACTGGTAGATTTCACCAACCACCGTATGGATAAAGGTGAGACCATCGAAAATGCATTGATCCAGGCGAACCACGCGCGTCTTCGTCCGATCCTGATGACTACGATTGCGATGGTCTTCGGTATGTTGCCGATCGCCTTGGCATCCGGTGCGGCTGCGGAGATGAATAACGGTCTGGCGATTGTAATCATCGGTGGTTTGTTATCATCACTTTTCCTTACACTGATCATCGTTCCGGTGGTTTACTATATCGTAGTGAAGCTGGAGAACCGATACTCAAAGCATGATAAGGTAAATTATGAAGAAGAAATGAAAGCTGATTACGAGCATATTCATCCAGAGCAGGAACTTGACTTTTAA
- a CDS encoding sensor histidine kinase, with protein MHLSQTEILIIISTFIILIVVLMLVVVYGVFIKKKSELLLIQKKREAIFEQQLALSQVELQEQTLKHIGQELHDDLGQKLSVARLMTNKIMYVPESDSNKIAEEINQLVGECLQDIRNISKAFISKQTTNFDFVESLEREIFRIKRLGLLQVHYQINHHNLRINPEHGLILFRIIQECITNVIKHSRSKSIQLIVEDHSRLIKFMVNDQGTGFRKQRNNDGIGLKNMISRAKIINAELKINSVENKGTQITVIYKK; from the coding sequence ATGCACCTTTCACAGACAGAAATTCTTATCATCATCAGCACATTTATCATTTTGATAGTGGTTCTAATGCTGGTCGTCGTGTATGGGGTGTTCATCAAAAAAAAATCGGAACTGCTGCTTATCCAAAAGAAAAGAGAAGCTATATTTGAACAGCAGTTGGCCCTGTCCCAAGTGGAACTTCAGGAACAGACTTTAAAACACATCGGGCAAGAGTTACATGATGATCTAGGCCAAAAACTATCTGTAGCGCGCCTGATGACCAATAAAATCATGTATGTACCCGAAAGTGACAGTAATAAAATTGCCGAGGAAATAAATCAACTGGTGGGTGAGTGCCTACAGGATATTCGAAATATCTCAAAAGCGTTCATATCAAAACAAACCACTAACTTTGACTTCGTAGAATCGCTGGAGCGCGAAATCTTCCGGATTAAGAGGTTGGGCTTGTTGCAGGTGCATTATCAAATTAACCATCATAACCTTCGCATCAACCCTGAGCATGGACTTATTTTGTTCCGGATCATACAGGAATGTATTACCAATGTTATCAAACATTCGCGCTCTAAAAGTATTCAACTGATTGTAGAAGATCATTCGCGCTTGATAAAATTCATGGTGAACGATCAGGGCACAGGCTTCCGGAAGCAACGGAATAACGATGGGATTGGACTAAAGAACATGATTAGCCGTGCCAAAATCATCAACGCTGAACTGAAGATTAATTCGGTAGAAAACAAAGGAACACAAATTACGGTGATATATAAAAAATGA
- a CDS encoding sigma-54-dependent transcriptional regulator — MQKILIVEDEKTISGVLQSILSDELPDYEFVIAEDGLEGLKHIEKEDFALVVSDIKMPKLSGTELLKQALQIKPDTTFVMISGHADIDTAVACLKEGAYDFISKPVDINRLITSVKNALDKRNLQRTNQVLHVENTTLKKKVNKKFQMIGESAPLKKIQEMIEKVAPSDARVLITGPNGAGKELVAHAIHSQSDRSKGPMIEVNCAAIPSELIESELFGHVKGSFTGAIKDKQGKFELANNGTIFLDEIGDMSLVAQAKVLRALQESKVSPVGSDKEIKVDVRVLAATNKNMKKEIEAGKFREDLYHRLSVIEIYVPPLDERKEDIKLLVEHFSKTISEEHGTAQKSFDDKAIKALENFSWTGNIRELRNVVERLLILGSNPVSEEDVASFVRK, encoded by the coding sequence ATGCAGAAAATCTTAATCGTTGAAGATGAAAAGACAATTTCCGGTGTATTGCAGAGCATACTTTCCGATGAACTTCCGGATTATGAATTTGTAATTGCCGAAGACGGTCTTGAAGGGCTGAAACATATCGAAAAAGAAGATTTTGCCCTTGTTGTCTCCGATATTAAAATGCCTAAACTCTCCGGCACCGAACTCCTGAAACAAGCCTTACAAATAAAACCCGACACCACCTTCGTGATGATTTCGGGCCATGCAGACATCGATACGGCTGTGGCTTGCCTGAAAGAAGGTGCCTATGATTTCATCTCGAAACCTGTGGATATCAACCGACTGATTACCAGCGTTAAGAATGCCTTAGATAAAAGAAACCTGCAGCGGACCAACCAAGTGCTACATGTAGAAAACACTACGCTGAAAAAGAAAGTCAATAAAAAATTTCAGATGATTGGCGAATCCGCTCCGCTGAAAAAAATCCAGGAGATGATTGAAAAAGTCGCTCCATCAGATGCCCGCGTACTAATTACAGGTCCAAACGGTGCCGGTAAAGAGTTGGTAGCACACGCCATCCATTCACAAAGTGACCGTAGTAAAGGCCCGATGATCGAAGTAAACTGTGCCGCCATCCCTTCAGAACTTATTGAATCTGAATTATTCGGGCACGTAAAAGGAAGTTTCACCGGTGCCATCAAAGATAAGCAGGGTAAGTTTGAACTTGCCAACAACGGTACCATTTTCCTCGATGAAATTGGGGATATGTCCCTCGTAGCACAGGCTAAAGTTTTGCGCGCACTGCAGGAAAGTAAAGTTTCCCCTGTAGGCAGCGACAAAGAAATCAAGGTGGACGTACGGGTACTTGCCGCCACCAATAAGAACATGAAGAAAGAAATAGAGGCCGGCAAATTCCGGGAGGATCTTTACCACAGGCTGTCGGTAATCGAGATCTACGTACCGCCCCTCGATGAAAGAAAAGAGGATATCAAACTTCTGGTGGAGCATTTCTCGAAAACCATTTCTGAAGAACATGGCACCGCACAGAAATCCTTTGACGACAAAGCCATTAAAGCGTTGGAGAATTTCAGCTGGACGGGTAACATCCGTGAACTGCGGAATGTCGTAGAGCGACTTCTCATCTTAGGATCAAATCCTGTTTCAGAGGAAGACGTGGCCAGCTTTGTAAGAAAATAA
- a CDS encoding MATE family efflux transporter — MAFLNKEYTKACLTLALPVMITQVGQVSVNLFDNIIVGKLLGAQALASVSLGNAVFFSIFVFALGFSFAIPPLVSEAHSQQKHETINSVFRHGFVINLGVGLALMLLLFLAMPVLYHMDQPAEIIPDTIGFLSIMTVSILPFMVFQTLREVSEGLSFTIGVTKATIIANVINVVLNYVFIKGMFGFPAMGVEGSALASLIARIFMMVFLYYVLLKEKSTRRYIKDFSLKIAGFSKQMFGKMLKIGFPTALQMFFEVTAFAGAAFICGLVSAKDIASHQIALSMASFTFNLCIGFSVASTVLIGRKRGERDFVGLKKVGTNNLKIVFLFMLFCGLIFIVGRDILPTFFTRKEDFEVILLASKLMIIAALFQLSDGIQVVALGCLRGIQDVKIPSFITFVAYWVIAIPLGYFLCVPLKMGAFGVWIGLGLGLTISALLLVRRFLKLSQRNIKAAVAV; from the coding sequence ATGGCATTCCTTAATAAAGAATACACCAAAGCCTGTCTTACACTGGCACTTCCGGTGATGATTACGCAGGTTGGGCAGGTATCTGTTAACCTTTTTGATAATATTATTGTCGGCAAGCTGCTCGGTGCGCAGGCACTTGCCTCGGTTTCGCTGGGGAATGCGGTATTCTTTTCAATCTTTGTTTTTGCACTCGGTTTTTCATTTGCCATTCCGCCCTTGGTGTCGGAAGCGCATTCCCAACAAAAGCATGAAACCATCAACTCGGTGTTCAGACATGGCTTTGTGATCAATCTCGGCGTGGGACTCGCGCTGATGTTACTGCTTTTCCTGGCGATGCCTGTACTCTATCATATGGATCAACCGGCAGAAATCATTCCGGATACGATAGGCTTCCTGAGCATCATGACCGTCAGCATTCTTCCGTTCATGGTCTTTCAGACGCTTCGCGAGGTTTCCGAAGGCCTGTCCTTCACTATCGGGGTTACAAAAGCCACCATCATCGCCAACGTAATCAATGTAGTGTTGAACTATGTGTTCATCAAAGGTATGTTCGGTTTCCCGGCAATGGGTGTGGAAGGTTCTGCACTGGCGAGTCTCATCGCCAGGATCTTCATGATGGTTTTTCTTTATTATGTATTGCTTAAAGAAAAATCTACACGCAGATACATTAAAGATTTCTCCTTGAAAATAGCGGGCTTCTCTAAACAGATGTTCGGTAAAATGCTGAAAATCGGTTTCCCTACCGCACTACAGATGTTCTTTGAAGTTACCGCGTTTGCCGGTGCCGCCTTCATCTGTGGATTGGTTTCGGCTAAAGATATCGCTTCGCACCAGATCGCGCTTTCCATGGCGTCGTTCACCTTTAACCTATGTATCGGTTTTAGTGTGGCCTCTACCGTGCTGATCGGTCGCAAACGTGGTGAGCGTGATTTTGTGGGATTAAAGAAAGTCGGTACGAACAACCTGAAAATCGTCTTCCTGTTCATGCTGTTCTGCGGTCTGATATTCATTGTCGGCCGAGATATACTCCCCACCTTCTTCACGCGTAAAGAGGATTTCGAGGTCATTCTACTCGCCTCGAAGTTGATGATCATCGCGGCGCTGTTTCAGTTATCGGATGGAATCCAGGTGGTGGCGCTGGGCTGCCTGCGCGGCATCCAGGATGTGAAGATTCCCTCCTTCATTACCTTCGTAGCCTATTGGGTTATCGCGATCCCTTTGGGCTATTTCCTTTGCGTTCCGTTAAAGATGGGGGCTTTCGGCGTGTGGATCGGTCTTGGGCTCGGACTTACGATTTCAGCACTTTTACTGGTACGTAGGTTTCTGAAACTGTCCCAAAGAAATATCAAGGCAGCGGTGGCAGTTTAG